Proteins encoded by one window of Crassostrea angulata isolate pt1a10 chromosome 9, ASM2561291v2, whole genome shotgun sequence:
- the LOC128162146 gene encoding uncharacterized protein LOC128162146, protein MNGRPWLARTVVLLITLGLAAVLFQYNTRQIKSSQHTSSDEKLNTVQPREVRNKEVKKYIAVASKEDNLKEKKLKKEKSNVKTKKVQSGGPCNEKINLSICADKTRYKIEDMLETDDEKNVVRAAQKISSKYGMVMMTFMNKAFVPFLTNWMCHTKSMVDYSQVLVLVTDKAVHSEITAKYPSLTVVFLSIFKDINTKQRYCSAGFMRMGIYRTRVVNWIIQENIPVFLFELDAMWTSNPIPFLTSKNEYDLTIIPTYEKSFELAIGFYYARNTTRLKQFWMELDRRLDSLMTMFSCLDNEEHVRAKDNDQIVLKELIIEHYGNVIVYFLPLTRFLDGKWYSKPNEDQLKNAFILNFNFVIGVDEKIQRAKKFGHWFVADDNVTCISHMNKTAPQKPS, encoded by the exons atgaacgGA CGTCCATGGTTGGCAAGAACCGTCGTATTGCTGATAACTCTTGGATTAGCTGCTGTCCTGTTTCAGTATAACACTAGGCAGATAAAATCTAGCCAGCACACATCTTCAGACGAGAAATTAAACACAGTTCAGCCCAGAGAAGTTagaaataaagaagttaaaaaatacattgcaGTGGCATCTAAAGAAGATAActtgaaagaaaagaaattaaaaaaagagaaatcaaATGTTAAAACCAAGAAAGTACAATCTGGTGGACCTTGCAACGAAAAGATAAATTTGTCAATTTGTGCAGACAAAACACGATACAAAATTGAAGATATGTTGGAAACTGATGACGAAAAGAACGTTGTTCGTGCAGCCCAGAAAATTTCAAGCAAATACGGAATGGTTATGATGACGTTTATGAACAAAGCTTTTGTTCCCTTTCTTACAAACTGGATGTGCCATACCAAAAGCATGGTGGATTACTCTCAAGTTCTAGTTCTAGTTACAGATAAAGCAGTTCACAGTGAAATAACCGCCAAGTATCCTTCGCTCACTGTTGTGTTCCTGAGTATATTCAAAGACATTAATACTAAGCAAAGGTACTGTTCCGCCGGTTTTATGCGCATGGGTATCTATAGAACCAGGGTGGTGAATTGGATTATACAAGAAAACATTCCAGTCTTTCTTTTCGAATTGGATGCCATGTGGACGAGTAACCCAATACCATTTTTGACAAGCAAGAATGAATATGATTTAACGATTATACCAACGTATGAGAAATCTTTCGAATTAGCGATTGGGTTTTACTATGCGAGGAATACCACTCGGTTAAAACAGTTCTGGATGGAGCTCGATCGTCGACTGGACTCACTAATGACCATGTTTTCATGTTTAGACAATGAAGAGCATGTTCGAGCCAAAGACAATGATCAGATAGTGTTGAAGGAACTTATCATAGAACATTATGGCAATGTTATTGTCTACTTTTTACCACTGACGCGATTTCTTGATGGAAAGTGGTACTCTAAACCAAATGAGGACCAACTGAAAAACGCTTTTATTCTTAACTTCAACTTCGTCATCGgagttgatgaaaaaatacaaaggGCAAAAAAATTCGGACACTGGTTTGTCGCAGATgataatgttacatgtattagtcATATGAATAAAACAGCACCACAAAAACCTTCGTAG
- the LOC128162648 gene encoding sodium-dependent glucose transporter 1C-like isoform X2, translating to MGQFGPSLLDLRIITSTSLKQASAFMTGHSVGILVGSVVLGIIFDKMKQEKTYCVAWTVLTMMFILAVIPWCYIYELMVAMHVFKGLAGGGLDTTGNALLISIWRDDGKSFLQSIQFAFAIGGAISPFVTSPFLAPEKDMNITSAITGNESIANYTNNATTSDSGNFPWTESRLYVPYSIAAFLALTATVPLFVLACTSDRPTDVQTKSSEDDSVGEERKTQKLSTGIKAFVLIILMVFLGIDCAMEDGFNNFLAIFCVSELKWTKHMASNVTAVFWISFTIARFLGIFLVRIFKPIKLIFFLIVLMIIGFAGFFTAAHFKFYEGIWISSAIVGLAMSMIFPLVFAWTEESILPVTGFVASLFLIACSMGTMINPIVLGFLMENSTPMWFPYLLLGESVITFLVLCLVWTVASHISRLKNTFRDEKIEIRSEDQDNPEHKSFIAESELNEERL from the exons ATGGGCCAGTTTGGACCATCTCTATTGGACTTAAGAATCATCACCAGCACTTCCCTGAAACAAGCCTCGGCATTCATGACTGGTCATTCTGTTGGAATTCTTGTAGGCTCTGTAGTTTTGGGaatcatttttgacaaaatgaaacagGAGAAGACATATTGTGTGGCATGGACAGTTTTAacaatgatgttcattttagctGTCATTCCTTGGTGCTACATCTATGAATTGATGGTTGCCATGCACGTGTTTAAGGGACTAGCCGGAGGTGGCTTGGACACCA CTGGCAACGCTCTTCTCATAAGTATCTGGAGGGATGACGGAAAATCGTTCCTACAGAGTATTCAATTCGCTTTCGCTATTGGAGGAGCCATTTCTCCTTTTGTCACTAGCCCGTTCCTTGCTCCAGAGAAAGATATGAATATCACTAGTGCAATCACAGGAAATGAAAGCATAGCAAATTACACAAACAATGCAACAACATCTGATTCTGGTAATTTCCCATGGACCGAGTCCAGATTGTATGTCCCATATTCAATAGCAGCTTTTCTTGCCCTAACAGCTACTGTTCCATTATTTGTGTTAGCCTGCACATCTGACCGACCCACGGATGTGCAGACTAAGAGTTCTGAGGATGATAGCGTGGGTGAAGAGAGAAAAACTCAGAAGTTATCAACTGGGATTAAGGCCTTTgtgttgattattttaatgGTGTTCCTTGGAATTGACTGTGCCATGGAAGATGGTTTCAATAACTTTCTGGCCATCTTTTGTGTCAGTGAGTTAAAGTGGACGAAACATATGGCTTCGAATGTTACTGCTGTATTTTGGATAAGTTTTACCATTGCCAGATTTCTTGGAATTTTCTTGGTCCGGATTTTTAAGCCTATTAAGTTGATTTTCTTTCTAATTGTTCTCATGATCATAGGATTCGCAGGGTTTTTCACAGCGGCACACTTCAAGTTTTATGAGGGTATTTGGATTTCCTCCGCGATAGTTGGTTTAGCAATGTCCATGATTTTCCCGTTAGTATTCGCTTGGACAGAAGAGTCCATCTTACCAGTAACGGGATTTGTAGCTTCCTTGTTCCTCATAGCTTGTTCCATGGGAACAATGATCAATCCAATCGTTTTGGGATTTTTAATGGAGAATTCCACTCCAATGTGGTTTCCCTACCTATTGTTAGGAGAATCTGTCATAACATTTTTGGTATTATGTCTAGTTTGGACAGTTGCTAGTCATATCAGTCGATTGAAAAACACTTTCAGGGatgaaaaaatagaaattcGATCTGAGGACCAAGATAATCCTGAGCATAAGAGTTTCATTGCTGAAAGTGAACTAAATGAAGAACGTCTTtag
- the LOC128162648 gene encoding sodium-dependent glucose transporter 1A-like isoform X1, giving the protein MGLSNEEVNKNKSSPQHDFKDLEVNDNDVHIEEREGLNKSILEEDSEKEGILARLRRDAIYREKYLISLGIMWSFFVLGWTMGQFGPSLLDLRIITSTSLKQASAFMTGHSVGILVGSVVLGIIFDKMKQEKTYCVAWTVLTMMFILAVIPWCYIYELMVAMHVFKGLAGGGLDTTGNALLISIWRDDGKSFLQSIQFAFAIGGAISPFVTSPFLAPEKDMNITSAITGNESIANYTNNATTSDSGNFPWTESRLYVPYSIAAFLALTATVPLFVLACTSDRPTDVQTKSSEDDSVGEERKTQKLSTGIKAFVLIILMVFLGIDCAMEDGFNNFLAIFCVSELKWTKHMASNVTAVFWISFTIARFLGIFLVRIFKPIKLIFFLIVLMIIGFAGFFTAAHFKFYEGIWISSAIVGLAMSMIFPLVFAWTEESILPVTGFVASLFLIACSMGTMINPIVLGFLMENSTPMWFPYLLLGESVITFLVLCLVWTVASHISRLKNTFRDEKIEIRSEDQDNPEHKSFIAESELNEERL; this is encoded by the exons ATGGGGTTAAGCAATGAAGAGgtcaacaaaaataaaagctCACCACAACACGATTTCAAGGACTTGGAGGTGAATGACAATGACGTCCACATAGAAGAAAGAGAAGGTCTCAACAAGTCTATCCTTGAAGAGGACAGTGAAAAGGAAGGGATTCTGGCCAGACTGAGGCGTGATGCCATATACCGagagaaatatttgatttcccTGGGTATTATGTGGAGCTTTTTTGTTTTA GGTTGGACCATGGGCCAGTTTGGACCATCTCTATTGGACTTAAGAATCATCACCAGCACTTCCCTGAAACAAGCCTCGGCATTCATGACTGGTCATTCTGTTGGAATTCTTGTAGGCTCTGTAGTTTTGGGaatcatttttgacaaaatgaaacagGAGAAGACATATTGTGTGGCATGGACAGTTTTAacaatgatgttcattttagctGTCATTCCTTGGTGCTACATCTATGAATTGATGGTTGCCATGCACGTGTTTAAGGGACTAGCCGGAGGTGGCTTGGACACCA CTGGCAACGCTCTTCTCATAAGTATCTGGAGGGATGACGGAAAATCGTTCCTACAGAGTATTCAATTCGCTTTCGCTATTGGAGGAGCCATTTCTCCTTTTGTCACTAGCCCGTTCCTTGCTCCAGAGAAAGATATGAATATCACTAGTGCAATCACAGGAAATGAAAGCATAGCAAATTACACAAACAATGCAACAACATCTGATTCTGGTAATTTCCCATGGACCGAGTCCAGATTGTATGTCCCATATTCAATAGCAGCTTTTCTTGCCCTAACAGCTACTGTTCCATTATTTGTGTTAGCCTGCACATCTGACCGACCCACGGATGTGCAGACTAAGAGTTCTGAGGATGATAGCGTGGGTGAAGAGAGAAAAACTCAGAAGTTATCAACTGGGATTAAGGCCTTTgtgttgattattttaatgGTGTTCCTTGGAATTGACTGTGCCATGGAAGATGGTTTCAATAACTTTCTGGCCATCTTTTGTGTCAGTGAGTTAAAGTGGACGAAACATATGGCTTCGAATGTTACTGCTGTATTTTGGATAAGTTTTACCATTGCCAGATTTCTTGGAATTTTCTTGGTCCGGATTTTTAAGCCTATTAAGTTGATTTTCTTTCTAATTGTTCTCATGATCATAGGATTCGCAGGGTTTTTCACAGCGGCACACTTCAAGTTTTATGAGGGTATTTGGATTTCCTCCGCGATAGTTGGTTTAGCAATGTCCATGATTTTCCCGTTAGTATTCGCTTGGACAGAAGAGTCCATCTTACCAGTAACGGGATTTGTAGCTTCCTTGTTCCTCATAGCTTGTTCCATGGGAACAATGATCAATCCAATCGTTTTGGGATTTTTAATGGAGAATTCCACTCCAATGTGGTTTCCCTACCTATTGTTAGGAGAATCTGTCATAACATTTTTGGTATTATGTCTAGTTTGGACAGTTGCTAGTCATATCAGTCGATTGAAAAACACTTTCAGGGatgaaaaaatagaaattcGATCTGAGGACCAAGATAATCCTGAGCATAAGAGTTTCATTGCTGAAAGTGAACTAAATGAAGAACGTCTTtag